One genomic region from Streptomyces sp. NBC_01431 encodes:
- a CDS encoding AraC family transcriptional regulator, whose amino-acid sequence MDVVSDAISAVRVGRPSSTRLRVGGSWCARIAPYEGAGFHVALAGSCWMLPDGGSPLCLNTGDAVLLPHGTGHVIADRPADRATVERAVDLARVAAVPSANSAADTELLCGKYRLDQRHAHPLMAELPDVVHIPNRAGRHGELRAAIDLLGREVATSAPGSAVALPSLLDLLLVYLVRAWMADSTTSRWPAALNDPVVAAALRALHEDPAEAWSNERLAARVGVSRATLARRFTALVGRAPMAYLTWWRLTRAAALLRATPDALDTIARRVGYSSPYALSHAFSRQYGTTPGRYRAGVTA is encoded by the coding sequence ATGGACGTGGTGAGCGACGCGATCTCCGCGGTCCGCGTGGGCCGCCCCTCTTCCACCAGGCTGCGGGTGGGCGGCAGTTGGTGCGCCCGCATCGCCCCGTACGAGGGTGCCGGCTTCCACGTCGCCCTGGCAGGAAGCTGCTGGATGCTGCCCGACGGCGGGTCGCCCCTCTGCCTGAACACGGGCGACGCGGTGCTGCTGCCGCACGGCACCGGGCACGTGATCGCCGACCGCCCGGCCGACCGGGCCACCGTCGAGCGGGCCGTCGACCTCGCGCGCGTCGCGGCCGTCCCGTCGGCCAACTCGGCAGCCGACACCGAGCTGTTGTGCGGCAAGTACCGGCTCGACCAGCGCCACGCCCACCCGTTGATGGCGGAGCTCCCCGATGTCGTGCACATCCCGAACCGGGCCGGCCGGCACGGCGAACTGCGTGCCGCGATCGACCTGTTGGGGCGCGAGGTCGCCACCTCGGCCCCCGGCTCCGCGGTCGCGCTGCCCAGCCTGCTCGACCTGCTGCTCGTCTACCTCGTACGGGCCTGGATGGCGGACAGCACCACCTCGCGCTGGCCGGCGGCGCTGAACGACCCGGTGGTCGCGGCGGCCCTGCGTGCCCTGCACGAGGACCCGGCCGAGGCCTGGAGCAACGAACGTCTGGCGGCCCGGGTGGGCGTGTCCCGGGCCACGTTGGCACGCCGGTTCACCGCCCTGGTCGGCCGGGCGCCGATGGCGTACCTCACCTGGTGGCGGCTCACCCGGGCCGCCGCCCTGCTCCGGGCCACCCCCGACGCGCTGGACACCATCGCCCGGCGCGTCGGCTACAGCAGCCCGTACGCCCTGTCGCACGCCTTCAGCAGGCAGTACGGCACGACGCCGGGGCGCTACCGGGCCGGCGTCACGGCTTGA
- a CDS encoding LuxR C-terminal-related transcriptional regulator — MEPRTSRSTPRTGTAPEALSLAAELVRAPMERLLPLLSDAVAPLVPHTLAAELSPYCAHSPFKAHGRTEAAPAGRVTVPELRTIAAAVVPGRPWAGTAVIGGEERAVVAVVSEAAPMSSRLPVLVLVGEPAPAPAGGSARPSPGGRGTRVRGGGESPGERGALMRGGVRESAGGGLAVEDAEVVQQLWDLVTGHRARIASEGVPGPLAQSRATAAERARVIAELGEAYEAALTGLLGVLRGKDLDDRTARARAVELAVSALVELRADADRDQELAEEPAGEAFTRLADSLEPLLRHNEVRLEFAPPTAQDADTPVPADVAHIARAAVRAVVLAMAGQQGVRRIHVRWRLDGCQLVAAVRDDGPGELPREALGSHRVTQRVAALGGTLAVDALPGWGTTVTATLPLGTSPSPRADPLAGLHPREAEVLGHLARGHRNRTIAQELHISESTVKFHVANILAKLGVSSRGEAAALLHTVA; from the coding sequence ATGGAGCCCCGCACGAGCCGCAGTACGCCCCGCACCGGGACCGCCCCCGAGGCCCTCTCACTCGCCGCGGAGCTGGTGCGCGCGCCCATGGAGCGGCTCCTGCCGCTCCTGTCCGACGCCGTCGCGCCACTGGTCCCGCACACACTTGCCGCCGAACTGTCGCCGTACTGCGCGCATTCGCCGTTCAAGGCACACGGCCGAACGGAGGCGGCGCCGGCCGGGCGGGTCACCGTCCCCGAGCTCCGGACGATCGCCGCCGCGGTCGTGCCGGGCCGACCGTGGGCGGGCACGGCGGTGATCGGCGGCGAGGAGCGGGCGGTGGTGGCGGTGGTGAGCGAGGCGGCACCGATGTCGTCCCGGCTGCCGGTGCTCGTCCTGGTGGGCGAACCCGCCCCAGCCCCGGCCGGGGGCTCCGCCCGGCCATCGCCCGGCGGGAGGGGCACTCGCGTACGGGGCGGCGGGGAATCGCCCGGGGAGCGCGGTGCTCTGATGCGGGGCGGCGTGCGGGAGTCGGCCGGGGGTGGCCTCGCGGTGGAGGACGCCGAGGTGGTCCAGCAGCTCTGGGACCTGGTGACCGGGCATCGCGCGCGCATCGCCAGTGAGGGCGTGCCGGGACCGCTCGCCCAGTCGCGGGCCACCGCCGCCGAGCGGGCCCGGGTGATCGCCGAGCTGGGCGAGGCGTACGAGGCCGCGCTGACGGGGCTGCTGGGCGTGCTGCGCGGCAAGGACCTCGACGACCGGACGGCGCGGGCGCGCGCCGTCGAACTCGCGGTCTCCGCGCTGGTCGAGCTGCGCGCCGACGCCGACCGCGATCAGGAGCTCGCGGAGGAACCGGCCGGCGAGGCGTTCACACGGCTCGCCGACTCCCTGGAACCGCTGCTGCGGCACAACGAGGTGCGGCTCGAATTCGCCCCGCCCACGGCACAGGACGCCGACACGCCCGTCCCCGCGGACGTCGCCCACATCGCGCGCGCCGCGGTACGCGCCGTCGTGCTGGCCATGGCCGGGCAGCAGGGAGTGCGGCGCATCCACGTCCGCTGGCGGCTCGACGGCTGCCAACTGGTCGCGGCGGTACGGGACGACGGGCCCGGCGAACTGCCGCGCGAGGCGCTCGGCAGCCACCGGGTGACGCAGCGTGTGGCCGCCCTGGGCGGCACCCTCGCCGTCGACGCGCTGCCCGGCTGGGGCACCACGGTCACCGCGACCCTGCCGCTCGGCACGTCCCCGAGCCCGCGCGCCGACCCGCTGGCCGGGCTGCACCCGCGCGAGGCGGAGGTGCTCGGCCATCTCGCGCGCGGCCACCGCAACCGCACGATCGCGCAGGAGCTGCACATCAGCGAGTCGACGGTGAAGTTCCACGTCGCGAACATCCTGGCCAAGCTGGGGGTGAGCTCGCGGGGCGAGGCCGCGGCGCTGCTGCACACGGTGGCGTGA
- a CDS encoding SGNH/GDSL hydrolase family protein: MRFLFVGDSMTIGCPGDFTWRYRMWRHLEASFGGPYEIVGPRDALYDPAAGAPVSHAYATPDFPVAARRHLAGWGEGWLHMAPLIGPAVAESRADVLLVSLGLIDLGFYTDAEQTAANVRAFVEGARAANPRVRMVCLPVIPNVRAETDAPFAAEVDRFNELLAKAVADLDSAASPLLLASVPASYDIHRDTYDGTHPGVGGEHKLAAAFADALHGAWELGTRYAL; the protein is encoded by the coding sequence ATGCGTTTTCTCTTCGTCGGCGACTCCATGACCATCGGGTGCCCCGGCGACTTCACCTGGCGCTACCGCATGTGGCGCCACCTCGAAGCGTCCTTCGGCGGCCCGTACGAGATCGTCGGCCCGCGCGACGCCCTGTACGACCCGGCGGCCGGCGCACCCGTCTCGCACGCCTACGCCACCCCGGACTTCCCGGTCGCGGCCCGCCGCCACCTCGCGGGCTGGGGCGAGGGCTGGCTGCACATGGCGCCGCTCATCGGCCCGGCGGTCGCCGAGAGCCGGGCCGACGTGCTGCTCGTCTCGCTGGGCCTGATAGACCTCGGCTTCTACACGGACGCCGAGCAGACCGCGGCCAACGTGCGGGCCTTCGTCGAGGGCGCCCGCGCGGCCAACCCGCGCGTGCGGATGGTCTGTCTGCCCGTCATCCCCAACGTGCGGGCCGAGACCGACGCGCCGTTCGCCGCCGAGGTGGACCGCTTCAACGAGCTGCTCGCCAAGGCGGTCGCCGACCTCGACTCGGCCGCCTCCCCGCTGCTGCTCGCCTCGGTCCCGGCCTCGTACGACATCCACCGCGACACCTACGACGGTACGCACCCGGGCGTCGGCGGCGAGCACAAGCTGGCCGCCGCGTTCGCCGACGCGCTGCACGGCGCCTGGGAGCTGGGCACGCGTTACGCGCTGTAG
- a CDS encoding WD40 repeat domain-containing protein codes for MRSLLRVCAVAGLGLLCAAGSATADDGGFTIKDPRITESSGLAASRAHPGIYWTHNDSGDGPYVYAVDSKTGRTVATVTMAGIGHPRDVEAISIGPDGDLYVGDIGDNLDGAWNHVWIYRFHEPAQLRDQTVKATQYVVQYADGPRNAEALMVHPKTGRVYIASKRESGGGLYEGPATLSSSGTNIFRRVGEVPWVTDGAFSPDGRTLVLRGYFTAAAYAWKGGAGNPLGDWNAVRGVPVQQQSESVTFTPDGNALMFGTEGADSEVVRVPFAGEGAKSPAGSGSSTESGGSAGNGNLVLGAMVVAGAAVLGVGAKRLLRRRT; via the coding sequence ATGCGTTCGCTTCTGAGGGTGTGTGCGGTGGCCGGACTCGGCCTGTTGTGCGCGGCGGGGTCCGCCACGGCCGACGACGGCGGGTTCACGATCAAGGACCCACGGATCACGGAGTCCAGCGGTCTCGCCGCCAGCCGCGCGCACCCCGGCATCTACTGGACGCACAACGACAGCGGTGACGGCCCCTATGTGTACGCGGTCGACTCGAAGACCGGGCGGACGGTGGCGACCGTCACCATGGCGGGGATCGGGCACCCGCGCGACGTGGAGGCGATCTCGATCGGGCCCGACGGCGACCTCTACGTCGGGGACATCGGCGACAACCTGGACGGCGCCTGGAACCACGTCTGGATCTACCGCTTCCACGAGCCCGCCCAGCTCAGGGACCAGACGGTCAAGGCCACCCAGTACGTCGTCCAGTACGCCGACGGGCCGCGCAACGCCGAGGCGCTGATGGTCCATCCCAAGACCGGCCGGGTCTACATCGCCTCGAAGCGCGAGAGCGGCGGCGGCCTCTACGAGGGGCCCGCGACGCTTTCGTCCTCCGGCACGAACATCTTCCGCCGGGTCGGCGAGGTGCCCTGGGTGACCGATGGCGCGTTCTCGCCGGACGGCAGGACGCTGGTGCTGCGCGGATACTTCACGGCGGCCGCGTACGCCTGGAAGGGCGGGGCGGGCAACCCGCTCGGCGACTGGAACGCGGTGCGGGGCGTGCCCGTGCAGCAGCAGTCCGAGTCGGTGACGTTCACCCCGGACGGCAACGCCCTGATGTTCGGCACGGAGGGCGCGGACAGCGAGGTGGTGCGCGTCCCCTTTGCGGGGGAAGGCGCCAAGTCGCCTGCGGGGAGCGGGAGTTCAACCGAATCGGGTGGCAGTGCGGGCAACGGGAACCTGGTGCTCGGCGCGATGGTTGTGGCGGGCGCCGCCGTGCTCGGGGTGGGCGCGAAGCGGCTCCTGCGGCGCCGGACGTAG
- a CDS encoding MBL fold metallo-hydrolase, whose protein sequence is MQSITLGEVEIIRVVEWEGAFGPARRIVPDAGIEVWKANEDLLGPDFWEQDSDTWRGALQTWVLRSGGRTVLVDTGVGNGRERPSTPMFHHRNTDFLGQLAQAGVRPEDVDVVVNTHLHADHIGWNTVGHGPGEWVPAFPNATYLMPAADHAHLDPAGGRGLRVDDVALFEDSVVPVVRAGQAVLWEGEHRIDDNLVLEAAPGHTPGSSVLRLASGGERAVFVGDLLHSPVQIAEPSCNSCFCEDAAGAAATRHRILGRAADERELVVPAHFGGPGAFEVRREASRFAVRNWASYSA, encoded by the coding sequence GTGCAGAGCATCACCTTGGGCGAGGTCGAGATCATCAGGGTCGTGGAGTGGGAGGGCGCGTTCGGGCCCGCGCGGCGGATCGTTCCCGACGCCGGCATCGAGGTGTGGAAGGCGAACGAGGACCTGCTCGGGCCGGATTTCTGGGAGCAGGACAGCGACACCTGGAGGGGGGCCCTACAGACCTGGGTGCTGCGCAGCGGCGGGCGGACCGTCCTCGTGGACACCGGGGTCGGCAACGGCCGCGAGCGGCCCAGCACTCCGATGTTCCACCACCGGAACACCGATTTCCTGGGGCAGTTGGCGCAGGCGGGGGTGCGGCCCGAAGACGTCGACGTCGTCGTCAACACCCATCTGCACGCTGATCACATCGGCTGGAACACGGTGGGCCACGGGCCCGGCGAGTGGGTGCCCGCGTTCCCCAACGCCACCTACCTCATGCCGGCCGCCGACCACGCCCACCTCGACCCGGCGGGCGGCCGCGGCCTGCGCGTGGACGACGTGGCCCTCTTCGAGGACAGCGTCGTGCCGGTGGTCCGGGCCGGGCAGGCCGTGCTGTGGGAGGGCGAGCACCGCATCGACGACAACCTCGTCCTGGAGGCCGCGCCGGGACACACGCCGGGCTCGTCCGTGCTGCGGCTGGCCTCCGGCGGCGAACGGGCGGTGTTCGTCGGCGATCTCCTGCACAGCCCGGTGCAGATCGCCGAACCGTCCTGCAACAGCTGCTTCTGCGAGGACGCGGCAGGGGCCGCCGCCACCCGGCACCGCATCCTCGGCCGCGCCGCCGACGAGCGTGAACTCGTCGTTCCTGCCCACTTCGGCGGTCCCGGCGCCTTCGAAGTGCGGCGCGAGGCAAGCCGGTTCGCGGTCCGGAACTGGGCCTCCTACAGCGCGTAA
- a CDS encoding NADP-dependent oxidoreductase, with translation MEAIVFERFGGPEVLALGEREKPRPGPGQVRVRVVAAGVNPVDYKIRNGWMQAAFPTPLPSVPGLELAGVVDELGDGVTELEVGDEVFGQADTGAYAEYALATHVVPKPAGLSWEQAVALPVAGETSERVLKELELGPGETLLVHGAAGVTGSVGVQLAVARGATVIGTASPDNHAFLREIGATAVAYGEGLVERVRALAPQGIDAVYDAAGRGALPDSIELRGGTTSRIVTIADQEAAALGVAFSGGGTPLPGPVYEAHAKLAAEGRLRVRVAETFPLSGAIKALELSETGHAKGKLVIKP, from the coding sequence ATGGAAGCGATCGTGTTCGAGCGGTTCGGCGGTCCCGAGGTGCTGGCCCTGGGCGAGCGGGAGAAGCCGCGGCCGGGCCCCGGGCAGGTGCGGGTGAGGGTGGTCGCGGCGGGCGTCAACCCCGTCGACTACAAGATCCGCAACGGTTGGATGCAGGCGGCGTTCCCGACCCCGCTCCCCTCGGTCCCCGGTCTGGAACTGGCGGGCGTCGTGGACGAACTGGGCGACGGCGTAACCGAGTTGGAAGTGGGCGACGAGGTGTTCGGGCAGGCCGACACCGGTGCGTACGCCGAGTACGCCCTCGCCACCCATGTCGTACCCAAGCCCGCCGGGCTGAGCTGGGAGCAGGCCGTCGCGCTGCCCGTCGCGGGGGAGACCTCGGAGCGCGTCCTCAAGGAGCTCGAACTGGGGCCGGGCGAAACCCTGTTGGTGCACGGCGCCGCGGGCGTGACCGGCTCGGTCGGCGTGCAGCTCGCGGTGGCCCGGGGTGCCACGGTGATCGGCACCGCGTCCCCGGACAACCACGCCTTCCTGCGTGAGATCGGCGCGACGGCGGTGGCGTACGGGGAGGGACTGGTCGAGCGGGTCCGCGCGCTGGCCCCGCAGGGCATCGACGCGGTGTACGACGCGGCCGGGCGGGGCGCGCTGCCCGACTCGATCGAGCTGCGCGGCGGCACCACCTCCCGCATCGTCACCATCGCCGACCAGGAGGCCGCCGCCCTCGGCGTCGCCTTCAGCGGCGGTGGCACGCCGCTCCCGGGGCCCGTCTACGAGGCCCACGCCAAGCTCGCCGCCGAGGGCCGACTGCGGGTGCGCGTCGCGGAGACCTTCCCGCTCTCCGGCGCGATCAAGGCCCTGGAGCTGAGCGAGACCGGCCACGCCAAGGGCAAGCTGGTCATCAAGCCGTGA